In the genome of Hevea brasiliensis isolate MT/VB/25A 57/8 chromosome 14, ASM3005281v1, whole genome shotgun sequence, the window ctcaaaccctaaccacactaattcattgtaattaactaattcaaagcatataaacgcaatctttcaactcattcaagcattttaacatgtttaactcactcaaactcatgcaaatcactctcccctccctgcttgatgaatttcagtttagtccctcacacatatatttttttttaagtttatttacaagtgattcaagctaaaaacacaataaataatctcaaactttcaaattgatgtgtttacctcaactttgatatccaatcttcaatttttctcctcttttcttctttctttcttgttaaatttctttctcaagggaagggaataaggttttatggagtgattatagaagaagttgggatttggtaagggtttcaaagcttgaagacaagctttaatggaggactttttatggagaagtgagggagagagagggatGGAGACgtccactttgaggaagatgaggcttttaattttttttttcttttcttttcttttgtcttatgaaagaccacaattcattttaattaatttataaattatgggatttatggcatcatgcatgatgtcatgcatgatgtcatatccctacacctttttaactttttcattttctctctttttttttttctattagttctttaatttaattcttgcttccaaaattttcttttctccgattttatttgacagttaggttaggagtcagttctcggggtcaattgaccaaattgcccctcactggttcatCTCAGTttacaattaattccatatttcttccggctccctaacctaattatttgactagcttaatagttctttttcatgattttctcttttccactgtgtttataagggtcctaaggaccgcggcgtcacattttacggctcgaaatttgagtttaaaatgacttcgcagtcgttctcgagaaggtcacccatcgctgtgactctcagcttgtttaacttcttatgttctgtttttcttatttatactcaactaattgaaaattactaattatttgtgtttatggcttctctaattgtcttaagtgtggttctaatctccttaattgtccggatcgacaccggtcaccggaacagtgaaatataccaggctatacaaatgggggtgttacactgataccactaaaacatgtcacaccttacccctctgtaaggtataacatgatcccgtagaatacctaatgaactaccgaacttcacctaccgataactcattaagtaccttacaagggattttaaaacaattttcttacttttgataagtggtgagcattttctaataggtattaaaacatttaattaaagttgaaaactagttaaaatttttgacccattttattttttcgcaaatttataaaaatttcagcagagtgccatctgtattttgagaaaacagttcttcaaatacctgaaaaaaagcacttccaataatttttctcaacaacttcttcaaattcacaatcaattccaaccaatttctaaagtttcaaaattcaacaatcctcatttctcaatttccaaaaattcaataatcatcaagatactgtcaatcaatttcattcattcatattccattaaagataaacaatttatatatacatcatactaaaaatttacattaaaagaaattcaaactaaattttattacaaactttatacaaactttgcacaagctttgtacaagctgctcaagaccaattttacatgtccatacaattacgtgcattacatacatcaaaataaatatttacagtcagggtataaattatacccgatagcttcaaagtagGTAGTTTCTCTGTCCtcggcagctcactctgctgctcttctagtctctatatctgcgacagcaataacagctatcgctgattactaagactcagtggtgaatttaaatcatatttattcaaaaattggactgaacatgaaaattaaatacaaattgtgaattatgagatttttaatCCAGACAAGTttatttcgaagtgtcaaaaccaatttcataaaacccacagttatatcatgccattcgaaacaaatataatctcaatagccagaggctaaggagacatcacatcacaaggctagctagctcatatatatggatatccattcaatttcttcttctactggcacacacctcaacactttagccagataaggaatcaaaattcgaaactgattacccccactagtcatgctagtgaggtgttcaaatatatggtcatgacactgtggtttcaaaatttatcttaacaatttactaaacattgccatttcaaatatacataaataactttcaataatttaaatcaaaagcatcataaatacttcatcatagtaatgtcacaattcaatatttcaaattattcaaaataatatgcaaaagataatttacaaaaattatacgttgtgcacaaaccttaagcgagtcgcttcttggccttgactcgactcctcgggttctttcccggtgttattttcctctgaaacacacagtttcacagtgtttcagtaccataacttagcataaatccaaaaataaatttaaattcacttttacctagctctaatgtgctaaactcaatgttctttaaattttgtgttttggggttactattcactacactattcaagtcaatttgttaactttctaaggcttaataggtatgggaattccaacttcacccacataccacattttggtcactaaatttgttggttttggttgtttactcaaattctaagtcttttaggcaaatttgcaaatttttcagttttggcgtcttaagttgcattgttccattggtatttttctcttagaatttggcaaaacttccttcatagaaaatgtttcctattgtcttaagtttattatcctttttgaatcactccaattggagttttgtagctcaagttatagccatttgaaccatggctgccggattggacttaacccagatttctaggcaaattctggttctggcagttttaggtcaccaaatttgggtggccaaatgacttggttaatggcataattttgatttgtgttcttcaagaaagttttaggtctatatctcatctgtctactggtaaaattttaggtcatttagacctgcctagctcaagtaatgtccaaatgaacaaacactgttcatttggtcagtttgtacagggcagactgagaatttccggattcggtcaatttgttcactaggttttggtcactttttgggcatgattcctaagtgaaaattgtgtcattttgtatctattttcattcccaattggtctcataccaattggacttgtaaattttcagttttagtccctcaaagggaccttggtcctgctgcctgcagcatgaccacattgaattcgaatttaacctcaattcaaacacttcaaacacacttcatttggtcacaaatgaccatttctcacttcaaactaggtcaaacacattatttcaacatttctccaaatttgtctcctaaaccctaagtgcaaaaccctaattcacactaattattacatttgattgattcaacacatcttaacatactcttacatctcattcaagcattctaacaagtttaatgcaatcaaactcatgcaattcatCCCCCTTCATAGGCTGGATGAAATTCCCTTTAGTCCTCcataaatgtttttatttcattttaagtttatttctaagttagttaagctataaacacaattaattcaactagaaaatcaaatttagtttactaaccttagtgcagaattttctttccttcaaacctcttcctttcttcttttttttgttgtcaagtcctctatcaaagcttgaaatcaaggtttaatgttggaggtttaactttctatggtgggattgtgggtttgatcaagctcaaaatgagctttaatggaggttttggtgagggagagggagagggagagggagagtgagagtgATGCGGCAAGGTTAGggaaagaagaagacttttatttattattatttttttttcttttcttttcttttcttttcttttttatgtcttaggaagaccataaatcaaattaaataaaattttaattataatatttatggcatcatgcatgatgtcattcatgatgtcatctctcttcactttttcattttctttcttttttttatttatttatttttccattagttctttaatttaatttcagactctgaaattttcttttctctgattttatttgacagttaggtcaggagtcagctctcggggtcaattgaccaaattgcccctctccgatttgacccggtttgtaaataatttaatatttcttctggctccctgacctaattatttgactggtttaataattctttttcgtgattttctcttttccaccgtgtttgcaatagtcctaaggatcacggcgtcacattttacggttcaaaatttgagtttaaatcaacttcacaatccttctcgagaaggtcacccatcgctgtgactcttggctcatttaacttcttatgttatgtttttcttatttatacttaactaattagcaattactaattatttgtgttcagggattatctagttatcttaagtgtggttctaatccccttaattgtccggaccgacaccgatcaccggaatagtgaaatataccaggataTACAAACAGAGGTGTTACAGGAATCCTAAAATAGGATGCCCTCAGCATGATTAACGCTCAATTTGACCAACTCACCAAAAGACTTGACAGAATGTAGGCCAATGTAATGGGAATAAGTAAACAATTCTGCAATAGCTGTGGAGGAGGTCATATAACTTCAGAATGTAGTCTTTATAGTAGGCCTTCTACAGAGCAGCTAAACTATGTGAACAATAGAGGGAACTTTAACCAGAGGCAGGTTTATAACCCATATTCCAACACATATAACCCTAGATGGAGGAATCACCTAAATTTCTCGTGGTCTAACTCACAAAATTCCCAGAACAAACCCATAAACAAACAATAAGGATATAGGCCACCACCACTAGGTTTCCAAAATAAAGGATAAAATTTGATGCATAACAACCACCACTCCCTCAACCTCAATAGGCAGAATTAAAGTTGACTATGGAGTCCATGATGGAGAGCTTTTTAGCAATACAACAATAACAAAATGAGATGATCAAGCAATTAGCTTCCAGAGTGGATCAACTAGCCACTCATAATAAAAAGCTTGAAAATCAGATCACTCGGTGGCCAGTTTTTCATGCAAATAAGGTGGAAAATTACCAAGTCAACTTGAGATGAATCCCAAGGAACATTGCAAAGCTGTCACATTGAGGAGTAGGAGAACATTacaagaactaaaaaaaaaaagcaaaaacagAAGGAAGAAGCTTTTGGAAATCATGACAttcaagaagaggaagaagagaagTAAGCTGAGGAAAGCAAAGAAGAgggaggaaaagaaaaaaaagaaactgCCAGAACCTTACCAACCCCCCTTACCCTTttctcagagatttcagaaagctaaATTGGACAAGCGGTTTGGGAAATTTTTAGAGGTTTTGCAAAAGCTTTGCATCAATATTCCTTTTACAGAAGCGTTATCTCTGATGCCCTCCTACACAAAATTTCTAAAGGAAATTCTTTCCAAGAAAAGGAGACTGGAAGACTATGAGATAGTTGCCTTAACAAAAGAATATAGGACCATCCTACAGAATAAGCTGCCTCTAAAATTGAAAGATCCTAGAAGCTTCTTCATACCATGCTTGATTGGCAATATGAATATTAACAAAGCCCTCTGTGACCTTGGAGCCAGCGTAAGCCTAATGCCCTTATCCCATATATCAAAAGCTGAATGTGGGAGAGCTGAGACCAACTACCATCTCCTCGCAATTAATAGATAGATCTATCAAGTACCCAGTTGTTATCCTAGAAAACATCCCCATCAAGGTGGGAAAAATTTTCATCTCAGTAGATTTTATTATCCTGGAGATGGAGGAAGATGTCCAAATTCCCATAATATTGGGAAGACCTTTCTTGACAATTGTTGGAGCAATCATAGACGTAAAAAATGAGCGTCTAACTCTCAAAGTGGGGGATGAAGAAGTAAAATTCAACCTATTCCAAGCAATAAAGCAAAAGTTTGAACTTGATGAATATTTAAAGGTTAACATCATAAACAAGTTAGTGGAGGAAGAATTTCAAAAGAGATACCCTGAAGACCTTCTTGAAGCTTGTATAGTGCATGGCCACACAATGGAGAATAAGAATAAGGAAATTGCAGCATATGCAGAATTTCCTAAGGTAAATCCACCTCTACCTTTGGCATAAGCACTCTTAGTTGAAAATCTACAGGAAGAGCAACCCAAAAATAGCCTTCACGAAGAAACAAAATAGGTAAAATTAAAACCTCTTCCTTCTACACTAAGGTATGCATTCTTAGACTCTAATTCTAAGCATCCTATTATTTTAAATGCTAGTCTGAATTTTGTAGAAGAGGAAAAACTCTTAGGAAAACTTGGGACTCGTAGCAAGTCTATAGGGTACACCATAAAAAACCTCAAGGGAATCAACCCCTTCCATTTGTATGCGTAgaatacctatggaagaaaataATAAACCCACCATTGAACACCAAAGGAGACTAAACTCTAACATGAAAGAGGTAGtgaaaaaagaaattttgaaactattagatgcaggtatcatatatccAATATCTGATAGCAAATGAGTTAGTCTAGTGCATGTAGTGCCTAAGAAGCGTGGGACAACTATAGTGAAAAATGACAATAATGAATttatccctactagggtagttactggttggcgaatgtgtattgattatagaaaattgaatagtgcctgtttgctggttttacaaccatcgcaagtgcacggatcactaacaagtaataaagtgatgagtaaagtatcgttcccataaggaatttgattagtaagtaccaatctacatagtaattttgattgtttaggctatcgaacaatgaagaaatggaaattgtctattttaaacactaaaatgataaatttaaaatgaagtaatctattttggaacaattccgaaattaagatttcacacctgaatcttgctatgtgtcacaccctacccctctgtaaggcataacatgatcccgtagtatacctaatgaattaccaaacttcgtctactgataacccattaaatacactacaagggattttaaaccttttcttacttctttttacagtggtgagcactatttacaggtgttaaaattttttttttttaattgaagtgaaactagataacacatttgaagtattaataatttctataaaaattttgacagagtgccatctgtattttgaataaaacagttcttcaaaaacctgtaaagagcacttcaaatatatttctcaatctcaaactccaacatcaaatcaacacaataagtttctcaacatttggcaactcaaatccacaataattttttgagtgttttcaaaagctgagataaaagaaatatatcacaatatttacaagccaaaataatttacaaacttagtttacaacttcaatgtacaattttaatgtataattttaatttacaactgctcaaaaccaagaacactatatacagacactgaacatacattacaatacaaaatgcaaaatacggtatactcaatatacccgatgatctctcagtgtagtactagcagcctagtctgctgccctgtcgatCATGCGCcacgacaaagaatgaaagctatcgctgagccaatgtctcagtggtgcacaacattaacaaaatgcaactttaaatcacaaatcataagttacataaatagtggatacttaaaaccatagttaaattcaaagacagtgaatgtcataaagaatttaaactccatttcacaatatcacaataaatatcaataaatcatacacacagcttaatcatgttccaaagtccaattcatcccaagagtcgatggctaatgaggaataacatagctagctagcaataatatgagtccTCATTCTAgtcgtcctcaataggcaaacacctcaacacttcagccagagaagaaattcaaagtcaattcatcccactagacaagctagggaggaattcaatcaatatacatgatagctgtggtttcaaaccatttacaatgcttttcaatcaataagtatccatcaaacatcattcaaacaatttttcacaatttaaaacaataatatacaaatagtcataatttatttcaattgaaaaattcaaaagaaataactgttgtgcacaaacctctgataactatctcttggccctaactccgtgttttcttccctttccctgagtctttgctaactgaaacacacaatttgaagtgtttcagtactcatttatactgtctctaacaataaggttcaataattaatttattgaattctattattttccttagtcaacctaagatgttgaccctcgatgcactctaggtgaattaggtttaattttaccaatatatcacattttatagccttttaatgTTGGTacttgttacccaattcattttcatgtatattgcattttattgcaatttgttggatttcggaatgctaatttgacctagccggatgatctagttccctcggttttcgggtttcggtccaaagtaAAAacatgtaggtctatgtcttattgcatgcagggcaaaatttcatgtcattctgagttgtgtagaccaagttatggtcaatttaccaatgttggacagaatgcaccaaaatggtagctttaggtcatttttaggtcacttttgattcggccagtttttatataagaaattatgcaagctatttgacttgcttatggtcatatctgggtgttggtgtctttataagaattgtagatatatgtctaaactattcatggtaaaaatttcaggtcaattggacctgttttgagtgagttatggccaaatcactaactgctgcccaaatggtcaattttcaggtttgcaaagcactaatccggatttggtcatttttgaagtcaccttctaagtagaattttggtaagcttccttcatgaaagttggcacattttatgcctagtttcacctccaataggtctcataccaattggagccacacacttaaggttctaagccaaaacatacactgccctattataatttgttcatcctttaccaattacacatcctatgcttaccaagttcactcttccatgccaattctgatttgtaccataacattaacacatttagcaattcatttttggtcattttggtagcttgtaaccacactcaacatgcacaatataatacagaattttccaagtccaattacaataattaaccccaagacatacctcatttacatgtccaaattcaaaccactatacacatatccaaattcaaacaactattcatatacacatgctgccatcaatgacaacataattcaacaatattttatgaactcaaacacttcaatcttcttcatgaggcagccacaagtttacacatatccatcaatttccattttcacttttcaagcttccaaatcaaaccttacacatggaattcaactataatacaatcaaacatttaaatcatcattccaaccactatttacatgcaagaataagcttttcatattgaagttccatggctgccaaaatgtacatctccattaatacatcaaacttcaaaaattcttccataaaccaACTACCCATAactttggttacacttttaatgaaacaagaattgaaaatacatacttaccacttttgaaattcttcaaaacctcaccaaaacttaacttttttGCTTCTAATAGCTTTCCCAagttgagtatgcaaggtttaatgaaggaaactaGTGTGAAAAGTGGTTAGAATTGAGGTGCATGGAAGGTGATGAAGCTTCAGCCATGGtgtttcaatggaggctcactTCGGCTTGGTGTTGGGAGTTTGAAGATGAAGAAATAATTCTATCCACAAGGCTTATATATGTCCCATAATTCATGGTTAGTGAAGCACTAACTTTGGATTAATGAGTTAATTAATtctaagttccataatttgcaattatgccactaaactttcactatttatattatgtaccatatttcttattttcatgacattttcaatgtttaacatcacttatttttaatggacattgaggtcaaaaggcaaccctaggtgtcaaatgaccaaaatgccccacttcgggttatattctcgatttttcggtaacaccgatttttgtctatttctcgatttttcatttttttgtactaattatttaattattctttgatatttctaatgacatttatacttcaatagatgtttatttaagtcctaaaaatatttttcagggttttccgaggtccagggctagtcaacggtctacgccgtaacttcctggtgcggtcacccattgctatggttctcggctcgtttaacttggttacatttcattgctattatttttcctttgtttttttttgtattttcttttcttgtatttcattcttttatgtctcttcatcaatatttaagtgtagttctaggcatcctagctgtccggataacactggtcactggaacagtagaacgcactaccgaatataggggtgttacaattctcccccccttaaaataaattttgtcttgaaattttacctggcatcagtctctgaacagctgtgggtgctgtttcctcatgtcctcttcacgttcccaagtagcttcctggcctgaatgatggttccacaacactttaactaggtgtgtctgtttattcctcagctgtttcacctcatatgctagaatttctatgggtttttcatcatatgagaggtctggatttacctcaatttcttcaactgatagtacatgagatgggtcaaatctgtacctccttaacatggacacgtggaagacactgtgtatcctttctagctctggaggtaatgccaattgatatgccaaaggacccactctttccagaacctcatatggtccgatgaaacgaggactcagtttcccctttctgccaaatctcataatcctcttccaaggagaaactttaaggaataccttatcacccactgcatattcaatatctcttctcttcaaatccacataggacttctgacggtctaatgtagtcttgagtcgatctctgatcaatctgatcttttcctctatctgctggacaatttctggcccaatcatctttctttcaccaacttcatcccaacataggggagttatgcacttcctgccatacaaagcttcatatggaggcatcccaatgcttgattggtagctattgttataagcaaactcaatcaaaggcaagtgtgtatcccaactatcttcaaactcaatcacacaagcccatagcatatcctccaatatctgaattactgtaacacccctatgtttggtagtgcgttctactgtttcggtgaccagtgtctgtctagacagctagaatgcctagaactacatttaaaagttagtaaggagacataaaataatgaaatacaagaaagaaaaatacaaaaaaaaaaacaaaggaaaaataatagtaatgaaatgaaactaggttgaacgagccagcaccgcagcgatgggtgaccgcaccgggaagttacagcaTGGGCCGTTAACTAGCCTTGtatcgcggggaaccctgaaaaacatttttgggacttaaataaacatctattgaaaagtaaatgatattagaaatgtcaaagaaaaattaaataattagtacaaaggaaaaaaaaattgataaattgacaaaaatcggtgttatcaaaaaattgggaatacaactcgaaaaggggcattttggtcatttggcacctagagttggcttttgacctaaatgtccattaaaaataagtagtgttgaattttgaaaattcgatgaaaaattgaaattggaatgaagtggaattagagagaaattaaagggtggacttataattaatcaaagttaattatttaaataattaaattcacataagtggagcactatgggatattTAAATACTCAAATGGCCATGTGTATTAACCATtcaacatcttcttcttcatttccataACATTGCTGAACCCATTTCTTCTCCCAAATTCACCATAGATGGCCATTCATGCAAAGCTCCCTTCCTAGTGATCAAGCCATGGTTTCACCCATCTTCATTCACTAAAGTTAAACTACACttcttgggcagcatattgggagtaaaaaggaaaggatttgaagaagttttagcaagctccaataagaggtaagtgcttattttcttcccttgcttaactaaag includes:
- the LOC131172964 gene encoding uncharacterized protein LOC131172964, which translates into the protein MNPKEHCKAVTLRSRRTLQELKKKSKNRRKKLLEIMTFKKRKKRSKLRKAKKREEKKKKKLPEPYQPPLPFSQRFQKAKLDKRFGKFLEVLQKLCINIPFTEALSLMPSYTKFLKEILSKKRRLEDYEIVALTKEYRTILQNKLPLKLKDPRSFFIPCLIGNMNINKALCDLGASVSLMPLSHISKAECGRAETNYHLLAINR